From the Kogia breviceps isolate mKogBre1 chromosome 3, mKogBre1 haplotype 1, whole genome shotgun sequence genome, one window contains:
- the LOC131751918 gene encoding acyl-coenzyme A thioesterase 2, mitochondrial-like isoform X2: MVVSFPALLRPFRLCRWDPTPWARLAGPTKLRTGDTNSWAPARMAVTVTLEPAGRCRWDQPVRIAVRGLAPGQPVTLRASLRDEKGALFRAHARYCADAQGQLDLGRAPSLGGSFTGLEPMGLLWALEPEKPLLRLVKRDVQTPFAVELEVLDGHDPEAGGLLGRAVHERDFLAPGVRREPVRSGRVRATLFLPPGPAPFPGIVDISGTGRGLPEYRASLLAGKGFAVMALAYYNYEDLPKSIENLHLEYFEEAMNYLLNHPQVKGPGVGLLGISKGGELCLSMASFLKGITAAVIINGSVASVGGTLHYKGETLPPVGVSRSRFKMRKLRLVTCMEPLELGPRLPTSSFFSLEPIHALYRAAAPATGKGSGSSFSCLSSQGSSWTCSGAVGVFQGTVVERVDLEPCLNP, encoded by the exons ATGGTGGTCTCATTTCCGGCTCTCTTGCGACCCTTCCGACTCTGTCGATGGGACCCGACACCCTGGGCGCGGTTGGCAGGGCCTACAAAGCTGAGGACCGGTGACACAAACTCTTGGGCCCCTGCCAGGATGGCGGTGACAGTGACGCTGGAGCCTGCAGGCCGCTGCCGCTGGGACCAGCCGGTGCGCATCGCCGTGCGCGGCCTGGCCCCGGGGCAGCCGGTCACGCTGCGCGCGTCCTTGCGCGACGAGAAGGGCGCGCTCTTCCGAGCCCACGCGCGCTACTGCGCCGACGCCCAAGGCCAGCTGGACCTGGGGCGCGCGCCCTCGCTGGGCGGCAGCTTCACGGGCCTCGAGCCCATGGGGCTCCTCTGGGCTCTGGAGCCCGAAAAGCCCTTGCTGCGGCTGGTGAAGCGGGACGTGCAGACGCCCTTCGCCGTGGAGCTGGAGGTGCTCGATGGCCACGACCCGGAGGCGGGAGGGCTCCTGGGCCGGGCGGTGCACGAGCGCGACTTCCTGGCGCCGGGGGTGCGGCGCGAGCCCGTGCGCTCGGGCCGGGTGCGCGCCACGCTCTTCTTGCCGCCGG GACCTGCACCCTTTCCCGGGATTGTGGACATTTCTGGAACTGGACGTGGCCTTCCGGAATATCGAGCTAGTCTGCTGGCTGGGAAGGGTTTTGCTGTGATGGCTTTGGCTTATTATAACTATGAAGACCTCCCCAAGAGCATAGAGAACCTCCACCTGGAGTACTTTGAAGAAGCTATGAACTACCTGCTTAATCACCCTCAG GTAAAGGGCCCAGGGGTAGGGCTGCTTGGGATTTCCAAAGGAGGCGAACTCTGCCTCTCCATGGCCTCGTTCCTGAAGGGCATCACCGCGGCTGTCATAATCAATGGCTCTGTGGCCAGTGTTGGCGGAACCTTACACTACAAGGGTGAGACACTGCCGCCTGTGGGTGTCAGCCGAAGTCGATTCAAG atgaggaaactgagactcgtTACCTGCATGGAACCTCTAGAGCTGGGGCCCCGGCTCCCCACATCAAGTTTCTTCTCTCTTGAGCCCATCCATGCCCTGTACAGGGCAGCAGCCCCAGCCACAGGCAAAGGAAGTGGCTCGTCTTTCTCCTGCCTAAGTTCTCAGGGGAGTTCCTGGACTTGCAGTGGGGCAGTAGGGGTATTTCAGGGAACTGTTGTTGAAAGGGTAGATCTGGAACCGTGTTTAAACCCTTGA
- the LOC131751918 gene encoding acyl-coenzyme A thioesterase 1-like isoform X3, protein MALAYYNYEDLPKSIENLHLEYFEEAMNYLLNHPQVKGPGVGLLGISKGGELCLSMASFLKGITAAVIINGSVASVGGTLHYKGETLPPVGVSRSRFKVTKDGLADILDVLNSPLEGPDQKSFIPVERAECAFLFLVGQDDHNWKSEFYANEASKRLQAHSKAKPQIICYPGAGHYIEPPYFPMCRASLHTLVGSPVIWGGEPRAHARAQVDAWQQLQTFFHKHLGGEKGTVPGML, encoded by the exons ATGGCTTTGGCTTATTATAACTATGAAGACCTCCCCAAGAGCATAGAGAACCTCCACCTGGAGTACTTTGAAGAAGCTATGAACTACCTGCTTAATCACCCTCAG GTAAAGGGCCCAGGGGTAGGGCTGCTTGGGATTTCCAAAGGAGGCGAACTCTGCCTCTCCATGGCCTCGTTCCTGAAGGGCATCACCGCGGCTGTCATAATCAATGGCTCTGTGGCCAGTGTTGGCGGAACCTTACACTACAAGGGTGAGACACTGCCGCCTGTGGGTGTCAGCCGAAGTCGATTCAAGGTGACCAAAGATGGCCTGGCAGACATTTTGGATGTCCTGAACAGCCCTTTGGAAGGACCTGATCAGAAGAGCTTCATTCCTGTGGAAAGGGCTGAGTGTGCCTTCCTGTTCCTTGTGGGTCAGGATGACCACAACTGGAAGAGTGAATTCTATGCTAACGAGGCCTCTAAACGCTTGCAGGCCCATAGTAAGGCGAAGCCCCAGATCATCTGTTACCCAGGGGCGGGACACTACATTGAGCCTCCTTACTTCCCCATGTGCCGGGCTTCCCTGCACACCTTGGTGGGAAGTCCTGTCATCTGGGGAGGGGAGCCCAGGGCTCATGCCAGGGCCCAGGTGGATGCTtggcagcagctccagactttcttCCACAAACACTTGGGTGGGGAAAAGGGGACAGTCCCAGGAATGCTGTAA
- the LOC131751918 gene encoding acyl-coenzyme A thioesterase 1-like isoform X1 — translation MVVSFPALLRPFRLCRWDPTPWARLAGPTKLRTGDTNSWAPARMAVTVTLEPAGRCRWDQPVRIAVRGLAPGQPVTLRASLRDEKGALFRAHARYCADAQGQLDLGRAPSLGGSFTGLEPMGLLWALEPEKPLLRLVKRDVQTPFAVELEVLDGHDPEAGGLLGRAVHERDFLAPGVRREPVRSGRVRATLFLPPGPAPFPGIVDISGTGRGLPEYRASLLAGKGFAVMALAYYNYEDLPKSIENLHLEYFEEAMNYLLNHPQVKGPGVGLLGISKGGELCLSMASFLKGITAAVIINGSVASVGGTLHYKGETLPPVGVSRSRFKVTKDGLADILDVLNSPLEGPDQKSFIPVERAECAFLFLVGQDDHNWKSEFYANEASKRLQAHSKAKPQIICYPGAGHYIEPPYFPMCRASLHTLVGSPVIWGGEPRAHARAQVDAWQQLQTFFHKHLGGEKGTVPGML, via the exons ATGGTGGTCTCATTTCCGGCTCTCTTGCGACCCTTCCGACTCTGTCGATGGGACCCGACACCCTGGGCGCGGTTGGCAGGGCCTACAAAGCTGAGGACCGGTGACACAAACTCTTGGGCCCCTGCCAGGATGGCGGTGACAGTGACGCTGGAGCCTGCAGGCCGCTGCCGCTGGGACCAGCCGGTGCGCATCGCCGTGCGCGGCCTGGCCCCGGGGCAGCCGGTCACGCTGCGCGCGTCCTTGCGCGACGAGAAGGGCGCGCTCTTCCGAGCCCACGCGCGCTACTGCGCCGACGCCCAAGGCCAGCTGGACCTGGGGCGCGCGCCCTCGCTGGGCGGCAGCTTCACGGGCCTCGAGCCCATGGGGCTCCTCTGGGCTCTGGAGCCCGAAAAGCCCTTGCTGCGGCTGGTGAAGCGGGACGTGCAGACGCCCTTCGCCGTGGAGCTGGAGGTGCTCGATGGCCACGACCCGGAGGCGGGAGGGCTCCTGGGCCGGGCGGTGCACGAGCGCGACTTCCTGGCGCCGGGGGTGCGGCGCGAGCCCGTGCGCTCGGGCCGGGTGCGCGCCACGCTCTTCTTGCCGCCGG GACCTGCACCCTTTCCCGGGATTGTGGACATTTCTGGAACTGGACGTGGCCTTCCGGAATATCGAGCTAGTCTGCTGGCTGGGAAGGGTTTTGCTGTGATGGCTTTGGCTTATTATAACTATGAAGACCTCCCCAAGAGCATAGAGAACCTCCACCTGGAGTACTTTGAAGAAGCTATGAACTACCTGCTTAATCACCCTCAG GTAAAGGGCCCAGGGGTAGGGCTGCTTGGGATTTCCAAAGGAGGCGAACTCTGCCTCTCCATGGCCTCGTTCCTGAAGGGCATCACCGCGGCTGTCATAATCAATGGCTCTGTGGCCAGTGTTGGCGGAACCTTACACTACAAGGGTGAGACACTGCCGCCTGTGGGTGTCAGCCGAAGTCGATTCAAGGTGACCAAAGATGGCCTGGCAGACATTTTGGATGTCCTGAACAGCCCTTTGGAAGGACCTGATCAGAAGAGCTTCATTCCTGTGGAAAGGGCTGAGTGTGCCTTCCTGTTCCTTGTGGGTCAGGATGACCACAACTGGAAGAGTGAATTCTATGCTAACGAGGCCTCTAAACGCTTGCAGGCCCATAGTAAGGCGAAGCCCCAGATCATCTGTTACCCAGGGGCGGGACACTACATTGAGCCTCCTTACTTCCCCATGTGCCGGGCTTCCCTGCACACCTTGGTGGGAAGTCCTGTCATCTGGGGAGGGGAGCCCAGGGCTCATGCCAGGGCCCAGGTGGATGCTtggcagcagctccagactttcttCCACAAACACTTGGGTGGGGAAAAGGGGACAGTCCCAGGAATGCTGTAA